The window TAACGGAGTTGGAAGCGGTGGCCGCCGAAGCCCAGCGCCTCCACTGTCAATTGGATGGGCTGGAAATTGCCCCTTGGATTACGCGGGCGATCGGGCGGTTGCTGGAACGGGCATTGGGCTTGGTGGAAACGGAACTGAGCGGGCATCCTGCCGCTGACCCAGAACAGTCCCTGGGCGGGTTCCGGGTGGCTGTGGATGCGATCGAGCGACTCACCAGCCTCAGCCGATCGCTTCAACTCACCTTAGATCTAGATTTGGTGCAGGAGCGGCTCTTTTTCTGGTGGCAGGGTTCCATGGCCGCCGCGCCCTTGGATGATCGGTGGTTGGGCTGTTTGGGGGATTTGGGGCAGGCCCTGGCCGTGCGGCTGCGACCGGGCCCCTACAGTAATTTGCTGATCGATCGTCCCCGATCATCTTGAGCCAATTGGCAGCAATCTGAATCGATCAGGGGCAATCCGAGGCGATCGCCCCAAGTCTAATCCCGTCGGGCAGCCGTGCATCCTAACCCGGATCGCAAAAATCTCGGAAATACCGGAGATATCAGAGGTCTATTCTGCTTTTGTGGCGGCGGTTTTCAGTATCATAAAGGGCGGTCAAAATGTCAGCCCTATGACCTACAACCCTCGGATTCAGGATCTACCCGCCACAGAACGCCCCCGGGAGCGGTTGGCAGCCTTTGGCCCCCGCAGCCTCTCGAATGCGGAACTGTTGGCCATTTTGTTGGGCACGGGCCAAGGGCCGGGCAAGCTCTCGGCCGTGGGGTTGGGGCAACTGATTTTGCAAACCTTGGGGGGCGATCGCCAGGATCCGCTAGCCGTCCTGCGCGATGCATCCTTGGCGGAACTGACCCAAATTCACGGGGTGGGGGATGCCAAGGCGACGGCAATTTTGGCGGCAGTGGAGTTGGGCAAGCGGATTTTGCAAACCCGACCGCTCGATCGGGCCGTGATTGACACCCCAGCCGCCGCCGCCGCTGCCCTCAGTCAGGATTTGATGTGGCAACCGCAGGAACGGTTTGCCCTGTTGTTGTTAGATTCCAAAAATCGACTCCTAGCCACCCAAGTCCTGACGATCGGGACG is drawn from Limnothrix sp. FACHB-406 and contains these coding sequences:
- the radC gene encoding DNA repair protein RadC, whose amino-acid sequence is MTYNPRIQDLPATERPRERLAAFGPRSLSNAELLAILLGTGQGPGKLSAVGLGQLILQTLGGDRQDPLAVLRDASLAELTQIHGVGDAKATAILAAVELGKRILQTRPLDRAVIDTPAAAAAALSQDLMWQPQERFALLLLDSKNRLLATQVLTIGTETQTLAHPRDIFRELIRQGAAACIVAHNHPSGDLTPSPEDLTLTEQLLAGAHFLELPLLDHLVVGYGEFRSLRETTDLWAAYPAMG